One window from the genome of Methanococcoides sp. AM1 encodes:
- a CDS encoding ATPase domain-containing protein — protein MRFIDTIEGLDDIFENDIPKGSVVLITGPPGSLKSGLTFSILSKYLDKSNEFGIYITLEQNKQSHLKNMESMGIEISENLTISDFTDYRLQYDEFSGDLLNLIETNIIQYKHKLGDKFTCLTLDSLGALYSLMDVEPRLMRKRLYHLLEPLRRENLTTFLILEVADPNGPNHDFEGYLADGIIELGVHTKDDSTNRFIRVKKMRASAHNMDPYILTVSDDGLQIYRGTIF, from the coding sequence GTGAGATTTATAGATACAATTGAAGGCCTTGATGACATATTTGAAAACGATATACCAAAAGGAAGTGTAGTCCTAATAACTGGTCCGCCAGGAAGTCTCAAATCAGGACTGACCTTCTCTATCCTTTCCAAATATCTTGATAAAAGTAATGAATTTGGCATATACATAACTCTTGAGCAAAATAAACAAAGTCATCTTAAGAATATGGAAAGTATGGGAATAGAAATTTCAGAGAATCTAACCATATCAGATTTTACAGACTACAGGCTTCAGTATGATGAATTTTCAGGTGATCTGCTAAACCTTATCGAGACAAATATCATCCAGTATAAACATAAATTGGGAGATAAGTTTACATGTTTAACATTGGATTCACTGGGTGCACTTTATTCCCTGATGGATGTTGAACCACGTCTTATGAGGAAACGGCTTTATCACTTGTTAGAACCACTAAGGAGAGAAAACCTTACAACGTTCCTGATCCTGGAAGTAGCTGATCCAAATGGACCTAATCATGACTTTGAGGGTTATCTTGCAGATGGTATAATTGAACTGGGCGTTCACACGAAAGATGACAGTACAAACCGCTTCATAAGAGTTAAAAAAATGCGTGCATCAGCTCATAACATGGACCCTTATATCCTCACAGTCTCAGACGATGGACTGCAGATATACAGAGGAACTATATTCTGA